One Rickettsia canadensis str. McKiel genomic window, TAAATCAAGATATTATTTATTCTTCTAATAAGAGCAGGATAAAATGAAATTGAAAAATAGTCAAGTAAAATGAAATAATTTAACTAGCGACCAAATAAACGTTCTATATCTTTAAGTTTTAATTCAATATAAGTAGGTCTGCCATGATTACATTGTCCTGAAAACGGCGTATTTTCCATTTGACGCAGTAAAGCATTCATTTCATCCGCCGATAATTTTCGTCCTGCTCTAATAGAGTAATGACAGGCATAAGTCTCAGTTACATGCTCGATTAACTCCATCAAAGCTACATTTTCGCTAAAGTCCGATAAATGATCAGCGAGATCTTGGATTAACTTTTGTACATTTACATCTCCAAGGATATTTGGAATTTCGGTTACTATAATAGACTTTTCACCGAATTTTTCTAAAGTTAAACCAAGTTTAGATAATTTTTCTCTATGGTCATACAAACAATCTGCTCTTTTTTCATTTGGCAGCTCTACTATTTCAGGAATAAGTAAACGCTGCTTTATTAGTTCGTCCATCTTAATATAGCTCTTTATTTTTTCATATCCAAGACGCTCATGTGCTGCATGTTGATCCGTAATTACTATACTATCTTCAGTTTGCGAAATAATATAAGTTGTATGAAGCTGAGCTTTAGCTGCTCCAAGTTTATATTGTTTATGAATTTGCTGCTTGTGTTCTATACGATTTTCTACTTCCTGCTCTACTTTAGCATGTGGCAATGTATCGATTAGTTTTTGACAAATATGATTTTGTAGTATTTTAGGCGTATTAGCTGAACTATAAGACCTATAATCCACCGATTTACTATTAACATTTACCTCTTTATTTATAGTCGGTTGTTTATTGATCAGAGGGTTTTTAAATAACTTAAGAGTATCAGAGGCGATAGTAGTAGAAGTAACATGGCTTTTATTTGCTAAAGCATTTTTAATCGCTTCTATTAATAAGTTTCGTACATAATTTGGATCATGAAACCTTACCTCTGCTTTTGCCGGATGTACATTAACATCAACAAATTGTGGATCAATTTGTAAGAATATAGCACATAGCGGATAACGATCACGAGCCAAATAGTCTTGATATGCTACCCTTAAAGCTACTTGCAGTAATTTATCCTTTACCGGTCTATTATTGATAAATAAAAACTGATCTTCACTTGAAGCTCTATTATATGTTGGGATACTAGTATAGCCGCAAATAGAGAAATCCAGTATTTTGAAATCTATATAAGCGGCATTTTTTATAAAATCATCACCTATTACATCGATTATACGCTGCTTTAGGTTAGTTTCTGCATCTTTATTTTGTCCCTTTAGTTTTAATAAATTCTTACTGTCATTTGTTAAACTAAAAGAAATTTCAGGATGTGCTAGAGCAATTTTCTTAACTATATCCACAGTTACTGCAAGTTCAGTTTTGTCAGCTCTAAGAAATTTTAAACGTGCGGGTGTTGCGAAAAATAAATCTCGTATTTCTATTTTAGTACCTTCATTATGGACAGAAATAGTAATTTGTTTTTCATTGCCGCCAATTAATTTAATTTGAAATGCTTTGTCAGTTCCTCGTTTTTTAGAAGTAATTAGCATTTTGCTAATAGCAGCAATCGAAGGTAATGCTTCACCACGAAAACCGAAAGTATGAATCTTTAGAAAATCGCTTTCATCAAGCTTAGAAGTTGTATGACGTTCAACGGCAATTTCTAATTCCTTATCAGTCATGCCGATACCATCATCAGAAATAATAATTAGGTTTTTACCTGCACGTTCTAAAATAATATTTATTTTGGTACTACTGGCATCAACAGCATTTTCCACTAATTCCTTTACTACTGATGCAGGTCTTTCTATAACTTCACCAGCAGCAATTCGATTAATAGTACTTTCTGAAAGAAATTTGATAGTCATTTTGTTACTAATTTAAATTTCTTACTACAATATGGGCAGGTAACTTCCTTTTTTTCTTTATCTATCTCTAAATAAACTTTTGGGTGGTCATATAGAGGTTCTTTGCCGCAACAAGATACAGATGCATCAAAACTATTAACAATTTCCATAGATTTATACATTATTTCTTTGAAATCTAATATAAGTTACTTTTAAATACAAGACAAATAATACTTGACTAGTTTATAGTTATTGTGTGGATCAAAGATCGGCATCATATCATTCTCACGAAATCAGGAATCTAGAAAAATAACATTGATATAAGTACATTAAAGTTTTGTCTATGTTTTACTGGATTCCTGTTTTCACATGAATGATATTGAACACTATACAATTAAGCCCAAATTGACTATGGCATAACACAACATGAGGTATAAATGAAAGACAAAGTAACAGTTATTACCGGTTCTACTAGCGGTATCGGTCTTAAGATAGCAAAACATTTTGCAAAACTTGAGTCTAAAATAGTTATTAACGGTTTTACAAAAGAAGATGAAGTAGCCAAAATTTCAGCAGAATTAAAAGAACTTGGTGCAAGTAGTGTATTTTATCAAGGAATAAATTTGGAAAAGCCTGATGAAATTCGTTCTATGTTCGAGAAAATAATAAAAGAATTCGGCAAAATAGATATATTAGTAAATAACGCAGGTATTCAACATGTTGCCCCTATTGATGAATTTCCTGAAGATAAATGGGAGCAAATACTACGTATAGATTTAATAGCTTCTTTTTATACTACAAAATACGTAATACCGATTATGAAAAAAACGGCTTTGGACGAATCGTCAACATCGCTTCCGCTCATGCATATGTTGCATCACCATTTAAGTCAGCATATGTAGCAGCAAAGCACGGTGTTCTTGGGCTTACCAAAACCATTGCTTTAGAAGTGGCTGAGAATAATATTACAGTTAATGCTATTTGCCCGGGTTATGTTAATATTCCCTTAGTCAAGAATCAAATAGCAGATACTGCTAAAGCTAGAAATATCAGTGGAGAATCAGCATTACAAGATGTAATCCTAAAATCTCACGCCACAAAAAAATTTGTCGAAGCTGATGAAATAGCAAACTTAGTAATATTCTTATGTGACGAAAAAGCATCATCAATAACAGGTAGTGGACTCTTGATAGATGGCGGCTGGACGGCACAGTAGTTTTTAATTCTTAATATTTGTTAGTTATTGAGAAATAACTAACAATAAAACTTCTTGCAAAAATTTGATTTACTACTTTACACTTGAAATAAACTAAAATTTATCCAAGTAGAATATAAATTTTTAAACTGAAGAAATTGAATTAAATAGAGTAAAAAATGCCAAATTAATTAAAAATTACTATAACTGAAATATATAGAGAAGGTGTGTAATCACCAAAAAAAACATTATCGGATTTCATAGTTTAGATGATTTTAAAAATAACAAAGAATCAATAAATGACTTTGTACAAGAATTAAAAAAATATAAAGTCGCTAAAGCTTATGATCTTAACAATGATAAAATCGGTTATATTAATAATGAACGAAATTTAATAAGAAATGAAAATATTAAAGTTGATTATAATAATGAAACTATTCTTCAAAAAGATGTGGAAAAGTATTTGCTATTGAAAAAAATGATAAGTTCTTAGATTTAGAAGGTAAAGCTTTATAAAATCAAAATAAGTAATAAAAAAATCACTTGCACGAAAATAAGCAAATGATTTTCATAGAAGGAGGCAGTCAAGTTGGTAAAACTACTTTAGCTAAAAATTTAAATCTTTATTTAAGTTTGGTGGTTTTCCTGTCTCTTATCTTTCAACCATTACAAGATGGCTTGAGTCAATCGATGCTAATTGAACCAAAAACTTCTTCAAATCAAGGATTAAATCCAAATTTGAAATATTTTCAAGAACTTTTAAATTGTCCTTTTGCATTCCAAGTAACACCTAATATGAAATATAAAGAAATTGACTGCTTCAGTTATAATTACCCTTTAATTGGGCCAGCAAAGACTTTTTATTCCAATTAGTTTAAATATCGCCAATATACTAAGTAAATACAGAGTAGGAGATATACGAAGATCAACTTCAAAAAGAGCAAGTGGTCCATAAGAGGAGGAGCCGAGCGTATACTTAATACGTGTGAGTACTACTTGTATGATAACGTGTAGCCAATCTTTGAAGTTCACCGAGTATATTAACACTTTACACTTTAAAAATGATGTAATTTGTCTATAATAACTAATTAGCAATTAAATTATTTAAAGCTCGATGAATAGATCTAAGTTCATTTTTTTATCTGCTATTTCAGGTAATGTACTCGAATATTATGATTTTACTGTATATTCAGTTTTTTCGCTGATTATTGGACAAGTTTTTTTCCCGGATAAGTCAGAATTTATTCGAATTCTTCTAAGCCTTGGAGTATTTGCAGTCGGTTTTCTGACAAGACCGATAGGGGGCATATTATTTGGTTATATAGGTGATAGATACGGCAGACGTACCGCTTTAATAATCTCGATGCTAGGTATGACTATTCCAACCTTTATTATGGGTCTCATACCCTCATACACAAGTATTGGGATTTATGCCCCTATAACGCTAGTTATAATGCGGCTTATTCAAGGTTTATGTATTAGCGGTGAAGGAACGGGAGCTGCTATTTTTATTCTAGAACATCGTCAAAATTTAAAACCTGGCTTTACGGCTGGTTTGGTTCACGGTTCAAATATTGCAGGTACTTTAGTTGCAACATTTATTGGTATTATAATCGAGCGTTATTTTTCTCATATAGATTTTGCTTGGCGTTTTGCTTTCTTACTTGGTGGCTTTATGGGTCTTGTCGGATTTTACTTGCGATTGCGTGTATCGGAAACACCGATTTTTAAAATGCTTGAGAAGAAAAAACAAGTTCTTAAAGCACCTTTTTCCAATGTAATTAAAACTGCTTGGAGATCTATGTTTTTAACTATGTGTATAGGTGCTATTGCTAGCAGTGTCATGTATTTAGTAAAAACTTATATAAATGTTTTCTATAATAATGTTATGCATCTTGGTAATACTATTGCTTTATCATATTTGGCTTATAGCTCGTTTATTGCAATGATAGCAATGCCGCTTGCCGGCGCTACTACCGATATCATTGGAAAATTTAAAACGGCAATGTTTGTCGGAGTTGCTATCTTGATATTAATTTTACCTACTATGTTACTTATGTCGGCAGAAGAGATGTGGCAACAATTTATAGCACTTACAATTCTTGGTATGCTTGCAGGAAGTATAGCAGGCACAGCTTATATATTTGTTATATCCTTATTTACAGCAGAACAAAGATTTACCGGTGTTGCTTTCAGCTACAATCTTGCAATAGCGATATTCGGCGGAACTTCACCGATTATTTCTAGTTGTCTTGTAGAGCATACAGGAATATTTTATGCTCCGGCTTTTTATATAATGATTATTGCTACCGCATTTTTAGTGATTATGTATATGATGAGAAATGTAATTAAACGAATATCGGATAGCATACTTGTTTAATTTAAAAAATTGGCAGCGTTATTTCTTGCACAGTCCTCATGTAGATTATAAACTACACTGCTGCTGTTATAAGCTTCAAAATGCCTTGTTCTTTTCTAAATTAAACTTCGTCTAATGACTCCTAATTTATTTAGGTAATGAATATGGAAAATAGAAAAATAACTAGTAATTGGTTTACTGATTTACGTGATTTATTATGTGCGGAATTTGAAAAAATTGAAGAAGAATATACAAAAGAAAAAGATATAGAACCTGCTAAATTTGTGCGTTCAAACTGGGAACGTAACGGTGGAGGCGGCGGTGTTATGTCTCTTATGAAAGGAGAAGTATTTGAAAAAGTAGGAGTTAATATTTCTACTGTATTTGGCGAATTCTCTCCCGAATTTCGTACAGAAATTCCAGGAGGAGAGCTAGACGGGAAATTCTTTGCAACTGGTATTTCAGTAGTTGCACATCTTAAATCACCGTTAATTCCTGCTATGCATTTTAATACTCGTTATATAGAAACTTCTAAAAGTTGGTTTGGCGGAGGAGGAGATTTAACACCGTATTATCCGGAAGAAAACGAAACCACAAAATTTCATGCAGCTTTTAAAAAAGCATGTGATAAGTATGATTTTAGTTATTATCCTAAATTCAAAAAGCAATGTAACGAATATTTTTATCTAAAGCACCGAAAGGAACCAAGAGGAGTAGGCGGAATATTCTATGATTACTTAAATAGCGGTAATTTTGAGCAGGATTTTGCTTTCACTAAGGATGTTGGTAAGGCTTTACTATCAGTATATCCTAAAATCGTTAGAAATAAGCTATTTTTGCCTTGGACTGCTGAGCAGAAAGAATACCAGCTTATAAGGCGAGGTAGATATGTAGAATTTAATCTACTATATGATCGCGGTACTAAATTCGGTTTAATGACATATGGGAATGTTGAAGCAATATTAATGTCACTACCACCTGAAGTAAAATGGTGTTAAATACTTAGTTTGATTGCACAAATTGAAAAAGATGATCAGGTGTCATACCATGACTTGACTACGGTATCCAAAAATATAACTTATACCAGCTAAGCCACAGTATAACATAGTTACACTATACTAGTCAAATGGTTTTACTATAACCATTATTACTGCAATAATCATACAAATAGTAGGAATCTCGTTGACTATACCATAAAAATTTTCTGAATGGATATTCTTACCGTTTGCAAAATCTTTTCTCCATCTTGCAAGTAAACCGTGAAATATCACTAAAATTAACACTGCAAGCATTTTAATGTGAAACCAATTGCCAAGAGCAACAAATCCGTAAATGTGAGCATTTATTAAACCAAATATAAATGTGCTAATCATTGCCGGATTCATAATGAATCTAAGTAATTTTAGCTCCATTACTTGTAAAGTACTATCTAGCTCACTACCTATTTCAGCTTTGGTATGGTAAACATATATCCTAGGTAAATAAAGAAGTCCTACCATCCAACATATAGCAGATATAAGATGGATTGACTTAAACCACAGATAGTAACTTGTCATTTTTTTCCTTATTAATTCTTTAATTTACACAAGCATTTAGTAAATTCATTTGGACATATTCTTGTACTAGAGCTACTTGTAACTAAATTAGTATCAACCTTATTAATAAATCGTAGCAATATATTTGTCAAACTATTAATAAAAATTTTATTTGTTCCAAGCGTCGGGATTCGAGTATATTGAATTTCATATTTATCTGCGATTAATTTATATTCAATATCAAGCTCTACAAGCGTCTCAACATGTTCGGATACAAAGGATATAGGTACAATAATCACGTCTTTTTTTAACTTTCCCGCCAGCTCTATTTCGTCTTCCGTATTCGGTTTTAACCATTCTATAGGCCCTACTCTGCTTTGATAAGTTATCTTATAATCTAGATCTTTTATATTTAATTCTTTGACTATTGCTTTTACTGTTTCTTTTATCTGAAAACTATAAGGATCACCTGCTTTTATTATTTTTTCAGGTAGCCCGTGAGCAGAAAATAATATACAAAAATTTTTATCGTATAGTTTTTCTTTTATTAAGGAAACATGAGCTTTTATAAAATCTTCTTCTAGAGGATAACAGCAAACTGTTTTAATTGGAATATCAAGTGTTTTAATTGGAATATCAAGGTTTTGTAAAAAATTTTTAACCGACGATCCCGTCGTAGTACTTGAAAATTGAGGATATAGAGGCAATAATATTATTTCGCTTGGATTATATTTTTTTATTTGATTTATTGTTTCTTTAACAAACGGTGCTGAATATCTCATATTTATAAAAACAGCAAAGTCTTCTTTTATAAGTTGCTTTAGCTTTTTGGTTAGTAATAACCTCTGCTCTTGCGTTTCCTGAAGTAGAGAAGATTTACCACCGATTAAAGAATAAATTTTTTGAGATTTCCTTTCTCTAATAATAGAAATTATTTTGGCGATAATATAACGCAAGGGATTTGGTAAATTAATTATAGCTTTGTCATAGAATAAATTAAATAAAAAAGGTTTTACCAATTCAAGACTATTTGGACCTCCTAAGTTAAAAAGTACTATTGCTATTCTTTTCTTCATATTATTTCATTTTTTAAAACTTCTAACATATTCTGTTAAAAATTCTACATTTTCTATAGGTGTTTCAGGCAAAA contains:
- the mutL gene encoding DNA mismatch repair endonuclease MutL, translating into MTIKFLSESTINRIAAGEVIERPASVVKELVENAVDASSTKINIILERAGKNLIIISDDGIGMTDKELEIAVERHTTSKLDESDFLKIHTFGFRGEALPSIAAISKMLITSKKRGTDKAFQIKLIGGNEKQITISVHNEGTKIEIRDLFFATPARLKFLRADKTELAVTVDIVKKIALAHPEISFSLTNDSKNLLKLKGQNKDAETNLKQRIIDVIGDDFIKNAAYIDFKILDFSICGYTSIPTYNRASSEDQFLFINNRPVKDKLLQVALRVAYQDYLARDRYPLCAIFLQIDPQFVDVNVHPAKAEVRFHDPNYVRNLLIEAIKNALANKSHVTSTTIASDTLKLFKNPLINKQPTINKEVNVNSKSVDYRSYSSANTPKILQNHICQKLIDTLPHAKVEQEVENRIEHKQQIHKQYKLGAAKAQLHTTYIISQTEDSIVITDQHAAHERLGYEKIKSYIKMDELIKQRLLIPEIVELPNEKRADCLYDHREKLSKLGLTLEKFGEKSIIVTEIPNILGDVNVQKLIQDLADHLSDFSENVALMELIEHVTETYACHYSIRAGRKLSADEMNALLRQMENTPFSGQCNHGRPTYIELKLKDIERLFGR
- a CDS encoding zinc-finger domain-containing protein; translated protein: MYKSMEIVNSFDASVSCCGKEPLYDHPKVYLEIDKEKKEVTCPYCSKKFKLVTK
- a CDS encoding MFS transporter, translating into MNRSKFIFLSAISGNVLEYYDFTVYSVFSLIIGQVFFPDKSEFIRILLSLGVFAVGFLTRPIGGILFGYIGDRYGRRTALIISMLGMTIPTFIMGLIPSYTSIGIYAPITLVIMRLIQGLCISGEGTGAAIFILEHRQNLKPGFTAGLVHGSNIAGTLVATFIGIIIERYFSHIDFAWRFAFLLGGFMGLVGFYLRLRVSETPIFKMLEKKKQVLKAPFSNVIKTAWRSMFLTMCIGAIASSVMYLVKTYINVFYNNVMHLGNTIALSYLAYSSFIAMIAMPLAGATTDIIGKFKTAMFVGVAILILILPTMLLMSAEEMWQQFIALTILGMLAGSIAGTAYIFVISLFTAEQRFTGVAFSYNLAIAIFGGTSPIISSCLVEHTGIFYAPAFYIMIIATAFLVIMYMMRNVIKRISDSILV
- the hemF gene encoding oxygen-dependent coproporphyrinogen oxidase; protein product: MNMENRKITSNWFTDLRDLLCAEFEKIEEEYTKEKDIEPAKFVRSNWERNGGGGGVMSLMKGEVFEKVGVNISTVFGEFSPEFRTEIPGGELDGKFFATGISVVAHLKSPLIPAMHFNTRYIETSKSWFGGGGDLTPYYPEENETTKFHAAFKKACDKYDFSYYPKFKKQCNEYFYLKHRKEPRGVGGIFYDYLNSGNFEQDFAFTKDVGKALLSVYPKIVRNKLFLPWTAEQKEYQLIRRGRYVEFNLLYDRGTKFGLMTYGNVEAILMSLPPEVKWC
- the hemJ gene encoding protoporphyrinogen oxidase HemJ, whose translation is MTSYYLWFKSIHLISAICWMVGLLYLPRIYVYHTKAEIGSELDSTLQVMELKLLRFIMNPAMISTFIFGLINAHIYGFVALGNWFHIKMLAVLILVIFHGLLARWRKDFANGKNIHSENFYGIVNEIPTICMIIAVIMVIVKPFD
- the hemH gene encoding ferrochelatase, yielding MKKRIAIVLFNLGGPNSLELVKPFLFNLFYDKAIINLPNPLRYIIAKIISIIRERKSQKIYSLIGGKSSLLQETQEQRLLLTKKLKQLIKEDFAVFINMRYSAPFVKETINQIKKYNPSEIILLPLYPQFSSTTTGSSVKNFLQNLDIPIKTLDIPIKTVCCYPLEEDFIKAHVSLIKEKLYDKNFCILFSAHGLPEKIIKAGDPYSFQIKETVKAIVKELNIKDLDYKITYQSRVGPIEWLKPNTEDEIELAGKLKKDVIIVPISFVSEHVETLVELDIEYKLIADKYEIQYTRIPTLGTNKIFINSLTNILLRFINKVDTNLVTSSSSTRICPNEFTKCLCKLKN